The Ananas comosus cultivar F153 linkage group 4, ASM154086v1, whole genome shotgun sequence region GGGCAAAGTTGAAATGAAAGCCAAACTTCATGGACTAAATTTGTAACTAGCCATAAAttcaattatatttaattaattatctaatattataatatatttaatattataatatttgtatTACCATATTTTTGTGTATAACCTTAATTATTCAcgatataattaattttatataaactaAATGAATCCCTCaaagatagtaggaaaagctaCTCCAGAAACAAACAACGACACAAATAATCCCACAAGTACTTACCGCTTCCATAAGAGCTGCAATTTCAGATTCCTTGAGATTTGCGCCAACTTTCTCCAACCCAACCTTGAGTTCCTCGAATGTGATCTGACCACTATTATCTGCGTCGATCATCTTGAACATCTCTTTCAAGCCTGCGATTTCCTCTTCTGACATGCTCTCAGCAATGACCTGCGAATATGACACATTTTCATTATAAAGTCAAGTTTGTCAAAGATAATAAAGGACTTAATTAGAGTacggaagaaaaaataatacaacaaaTATTATTCTTTGTGAGAAGAAACAATCAAATATGCAAACTTAGATTCTTTATGATTCTAACTATCAGAAAAGGCAgtaaatctttttctttttctttcttctaaaGCACCAAAAATTGTAAAACCAGGAAGTATCCATAAACAGAGCCAAAGGATACTAAAAGAGTACATTCTAATTATTTAGCTTCATCAGGGCCTCCTGTGGTATAAGGCTCTAACCAATTGTAGGAGAACTCAAGAAAACTACGAAAGGAAAACAAAATCTCCTCATATTTCAAGTTGATTAACAGTCCCATCAAGATCGAACAGACAAGTGGTCAAAGCAGAACCAGTTTAATACGTAAAAAAGGTCTTAAATCATCAGTTCTACGAGGTATTCACTTCAGCACAATGATTTTAGGTCGACTCGATTCATCTTTGACACCAATAAAATGGTTTATACTAGGGCAAATCCTACAGAGAAAACACAATTTGCTATGCATACTCTCCAATATTACTACAATCCTGCACAGGTTACCATTCTAGACCTAGATCTATTCATCCTCCGACTAAAACCTTAGGAAACCATCAAACAGATTAAAAATATCTATACTGCTCAAAACAAAACCGCCTAATAACTGTAATTTCTGCAAATTTTATGACGAGGATGCCTTCCAAGGAAATTCTCTACGAGGGATAATGGTAGCAATCAGAGAAATGTATAACGTGGCCAAAGTGCAACTGAGAAATTTGCCCAACAGGAAATCATCTGGGTAAAACTACTAGATCAAATAATAGCAGCAGAAAAAGAGacaagattttttcttttttaattaatgagaACAGATACTCACCCTAAGGGCCATTTTCTTGAGCTTGTTCATTGCAGAGAATTGCTTTAATCGGGTTAGGACAGCAGAATCAAGAGGCTTGTCAGGAGCAACACCATCCACCCGCACCCAAGGGTGACCTAGAAGAATTCAAACGGAAAAATTATTAGAAGAAACtgtgacaaaaataaaatttccagCAGATGATCAGTATGTGCTGGGCTATGAGTTTGCGCATATTAGTACAGCCACATAAACCGttgaatattattatattaagaaGTTAAGAAATGAGTATAAATCTTTTTGACAAGTATATAATAATGCTTATTTTAAAACAACAATCTATTGGcagaccctttttttttcactgctGTCTACCTATTTTGCAAGCACTACTTATCCAGGGCAATTTTCTATGAGAAGGTAACcgattatttaaaattaaatgaccAGTAAATTTCAGACAAAAGTGCAACTCACATAGAGCTTCATGAGCTGTTAACCGCTTTCTGGGATCTCTCACTAACATCTTCCTAACCAAATCTTTTGCACTCTCTGAGATGCTGGGCCATGGCTCCGAAGAAAAGTCAAGTTCACCTTTTAAGACTTGCTCAAATATTCCCTGCTCTGTTTCTGAAtgataaaaacaacaacaaaaaaaaaagagtaaacatCTGGATTATGCAGTAATTTCTTTCAAAAAACAATGGATGATTTATGAGAAGCAACAAGAATTAATGTACTGACCATCCCAAAATGGAGGGACCCCACTTAATAAGATATAAATGATCACACCGGCACTCCAAACATCTGCCTCAGGACCATAATGTTTTAGAAGAACTTCGGGTGCAACATAGTATGGGCTTCCCACAACATCCGTAAATATATCACCTGAAAAATGGATGATGATCCATCACAATTGGATATGGCATACCATTTTAGACAACTATATCGTCTGAATTATCTGCACGCAACAAGTACAGGGAAGTAGCTCCTCTGCCATACATTGGTGTAAAAGGATCCACAATAATATTGTATAGTTGGAAATTTTGTCACTTCTTGTTATTTTCCGTATCAGAATATAAGTTCGTCGGGCACAACAACTTCAGCATCACCACCCGCTCAGTAGTCATTGCAATCTCATTAATGACAGTCGCTACAACACAAGAATTCGAGTCCTGCCCTATCTATAGATTACAAGAATTCCTTAATATTGCAGACAAATTAATGTAAACTCTAGGTGTCAAGGCAACTTTGAACGAGATGGAGCTTGCAATGTAACCCAAATAGCTAGTTGGCAGGTTGAGACTTGTGGGCAAAACTAATCTATAAATGacacatttttttaattcatctaTAAGGAAATAGCCATATGAAAGTTTGCTTAACTTGAGAATAACAAAATGGCAGGAGACTGCGAAGGTTTAGTTGTGGCCTCATCCACAGGGAGCAAACTAAAATGCAAGAGTTCTATGAAACTGATCCACCAACGGCAACCAAGGCTATCTTATATTCAGTACGCTGCtaatataaaaagtgaaaaggAGAAACAAATGTAGCAGCCTGTGCTCCAGGGTATTCAGTGTCGAAGTTTTAGCTTCAGGACCAGTGCcatttatataattaacaaaAGTTAATCCTTCTATTATGACAAATTCAAGGCACTTGTTTGCTTCCTATGTACCAATACCTCATATTCTCAGGCAAAGCAAGAGTGTTCACGCTCTTACCGACATCTTCACATTTAAGATATGGGAACATCATAGTTCTTTTCTGATAATTGTCAGTAAAATCACCTgaatctttctttctccctagcAGTATTAGTAAATCAGTCTTACTTGAATTTCATCTACTTAACCATGTCTGATGCAAATATATACACAATTCTCCAACTACTTATGTCTCCCGTCCAATTATAGTGGAAATTTTGCAACATCTCCATATTACTTAAGTATATTTTTAGTGCTCAAAACATCTTTCTTGAGAAGAATGATGTCCATGTAACCAAAAACCATACCCAATAGCGTGgaaaatatggaaaaaaatttcaatagaaTGCCATAACTAATCAAACTTcataaataatgaaaagatCTACCTGGCTTGAAGAATATAGAGAGCCCAAAATCAATCGTCTTTAGAGACGAATCCTCCTTCTGATTAACAAAGAGAAAGTTTTCGGGTTTTAGATCGCGATGCATGACCCCCAACGAGTGGCACGCCTCCACGACACCCACTATCACCCTCGCGAGTTCCGCTGCAGCCTTCTCCGAGTAGTGCCCTCTCTGTATGATTCTGTCGAAGAGCTCCCCACCGGCGCAGAGCTCCATGACGAGGTGCACCGCGACGGCATCCTCGTAGGCACCGACAATGGAGATGACATTGGGGTGCCCTGCAAGGTGGTGCATAATCTGGATCTCGCGCCGGACATCCTCGACATCCTCCTCGGTGATGAGCTTCCGCTTAGCAATTGACTTGCAGGCAAACTCTTTACCTGTGGCCTTCTCAACACAGAGGTAGGTCGTGCCGAACTGGCCCTGGCCGAGCTTGCGGCCGAGGCTGTAGAGATCCTTCAACTTCTCCGTCTTCCGCTGCAGCACAGAGCCCACCTGTGTTCGAACATAAAAATATCCAAACATCATTTTTTACCAACTAAAGCATTTTCCTAGCATGCTAAACTTGTTTTACATGGCATGACAGCAGGAGCTCCGAAGTTTAAATCCCAAAAAACTCCCGGTATCATTCgatttcctcccatttcaatTCAAAGTCTACATCTTGGACCTATCAAAAGCTACAAGCCCAAACATTGCTCTCTAAGCAGCTATTAAAGCAATCAGTTGCCCCGTATTCGACTCCTCCCATCAAACTCTCCAAGTCTCATTTGATTTCTCCTCTCATTTTAATTCAAGTCCGCATCTTGACCAATCagaccattaaaaaaaaaaaaagaatcgaaAAACATCGTTATGTAGCAGCTTAAAAGCCAACCTGGAGCCCGGCGCTCGACACGCGCCTGAAGTGCGCGGTCGCGGGCTTCTTCGGAGGGGGAGCCTCTTCcgccggcggcgccgccgcggcggaaACGGGAAGGTTGGGGGTCGGAGCAGGGGCGGTTTGGTTGTGGCGGGCGTGGTGGTTGGAGTCGGGGATGGTGACGGGCTCGGGGGGCTTATCGGGGGCGGGATCGGGGGGGCGGGAGGAGCGCCAGAGGACGGCGAGGGAGACGGATTGGAAGAATCCGTGGCGCCCTACGCTCGGGCCGACGCAGCTGTTCCCCATCGTCGTCGAAGGAGGCCGCGATCGATCGGCGCTACAACTGCGCAACGTCGCTAGGAAGGGCCGCCCATTTCGAGATGAGAAGAGACACGAGTAGAGGtaggggagaggaagagggtgaTCGCCGGAACCCTAGTATCGTTTCCGGGGTCGCCGGAACCCTAGGATCGTTTCCGGGGTCGCCGGAACCCTAGGATCGTCGGCCGATCCGGCGCAAGGTGCCCTTCTTAGGATCACGGTGATCCAGCGATGGATGagaacgaggaggaggagagtggCGGAGGCGAAGCTCTGATGAGATACGAACCGTacaaatggagagagagagagagagagagagagagagagagagagagagatggaggaggAAACGAGAGGGGAAGGAGACAAGGATCCGGGTGGGGCGGAAGAGCCGCGTCCAGTTTAATTTACTGGCGCttacaatttctttttcttttccttttaaatctaatataaaaccaatatattattatattgtattactttttgaattttttttaaaattttttaaaactctgCCAgcaactatctaattttttaatttatttgatttgattcggccgacgatatttttaaattttatatttaggtaaattatttatttcaaaacaTTTATAGTCACGATAATTACACTAAGAATTAAGAATACTAACTAAacctataaaaataattaatacattcGAAACTTACTCAcatcaaatgaattaaaaaattaaataataaaattaaaattaaaatggttGGGAGACTAACTCGAAAATGTATGCAATTCTAACATATTTTGCATGTtattactttaaaatatatgtatagttagtctattttcgaaaatatagaaataatagtAGCCCCTCGTATTTAGTGGTTctctagaaaaataatattaatccgaactagaaataatcaaaaggttgattttaaggaaaaattctagaatgcaacgggtatattagtgacgtggcgtaacaaaccaatcaaattaatgcttttaagaatatatgtcccatcatgattgtaaaaaagtatttttattgtacttttttttgacaagaatgaatgtgattggcttgttattgatgacgtggtgcaagtgtgacagtgtagaattcctcgatTTTAAGagttggcctttttgcataaaaaatccacttattttgggcttttgcaaaaccgggtcacctttttcgtttttgcagattcggtccgctttttcagcaaactgaccaaaatacccttattactttttctctttcctctttctctctcctcttcgtttctatcgttttttttttttcgccgaaaaaaaaagaggcggaccgtcgccttcttcttcaccgtcgcctcccttCTCACCCTCCTCTCTCACCGGCCCggcgaccccctcctcctctcctccgcctgcggacccccagcccgattCCGTCGCCGCGGGCCGGGCAGCGGCCACGGCGAACGGTCGGGCTGGGATGCGGGGAGAAGAAGACCACGGCGAAGGAAGAAGGAAGGGGTGACAAGCGCAGGGCGCAGGAGGGGGAGGCCGGAAGCGCAACCGGCGCCGGCACCAGCGCCGCGCGTGTTCTTCTCCGTCGCGCTGCCCCTCCTCCCGTCCGCTCCGCGCAGAAGCCCGCCGACCAGGCGCCTGCTGCTTTCTCCCACGACGACGCGAGCGCCGCGGTCCGGCCCCGGACCCGACCCGATCCCGTCGGCCGCAGCGGCAGGCCGCCCGGAACGGGGTCGGACTGTTTTATTTAAACTGCCACATCTTTAACAGAGCTAATGTATTACTGGCTTCCTCCTCGTTGTTGGCCACTGTTTTCTCCtctttgttgcactgttttccCTCAGTGCAACAAGGAGGGAGAACAGTGCAACCAAAGGAGGGaggaagcagtataaatatctcttaaaggttgcagtttaagataaatgtgccagttttttttttgttgccccaccattttttcttcttttacactgtttttattttaaatgccactgcatttaagagatatttatagcTGCTTCTTCCTCTTGCTTGCACGGTTGCTCCTCCTTTGTTGCAACTGTTTCTCCCTTTAAGAGGAAGAAAACAGTTTGCAACAaaggaggagaaacagtgcaactttcatttaaagagtgtatattttttattcttagtgggGTGCAGTGTTATATTCTGAAAGAATGCGTAAGGAAAGAGAAATACAGTgtaaaatatctttcaaagagttgttaagttttcattttaaaagtgtaatttttattttaaaagcgTGCCCAGTTACATTCTTAGAGGTAGTGCAACTTGTAATTCTTTTTGCTAGTTACGATACAATTTTATTCTTCATCGCTTTTTTTTgtctatattaattttttatctttatttttttctgttttttttttgcacccTCTCTGCGTCAATAGGCCACGGTGTCGGTGACGCCGCCGCTAAAGACCTCGAGGCTGCCAGGGCCGCCAGTGATTCTCCACCGGGTGTCGGCGTCGGGTCGGGCGAAGCACTGCATCGGTCGGTCGGGAGGCAGCAGAaaaggagggagaagagagaggagaaggcaGAAAAGAGCGGAGAGAAGGGGTCGTCGGTCGAAACCTGGGGTTTGGAGGAGgagtcagagaagaaaagaaagaaaaatcgcaaaaaaaaaaaaaaagtcacagcccggccttagggggatcggaggcgaggaaggtgggggcgccggcggcgacgccgctctgtcttcgccgctctctgggaagagagaaaaaaagaaggagagaaaaaagagaaaagaaaaaggtataagggcacctccgctccgtcttcgccgctctctgggaagaaaaagaaaaaagaacgagagaaaaaaagagaagagagaaagaggaaagagaaaaaggtataagggtattttggtcagtttgctgaaaaagcggaccgaatctgcaaaagccaaaaagatggcccgattttgcaaaagtccaaaataagtggattttttatgcaaattggccttaagaGTTTACTGGATTGTCATAATTAATAAAGTTTGAGTCAAAAtagtatgaaaatttaaaatttacaaatcaaaatatcatgCAACTTAGCAgtttgagaataaaaaatataataatttatactaaTCCGAGCACAATCTGAACGAATCCAAAGTGTATGTTTGGATTGGATACAAGAGGGAAGTAAGGGGGTTATCCctctcttgtacccaaacactaCTTGGGTGGGTGGGAACAAATTGTTCCCGTAATCCCTTGGTGGGAACTTGTCCCCACCCCActgggtagagagagagagagagttatttaaaaaaattacaatttaaatttttagaatttaaaatttataatctcaaaattataaaattttaaataaaagtttaaatttaaattttgatttttttaatttttaatttttaaatttgatattttatattttttaaatttaaatttgatcttaaatttaaaatttgatatttaaaattaaaatttttaaaattaaattttaatttcaaattttaaatttaaaattcaaatataatgagaaggtaatatcattattttttatttataaccatcaactatttctcttattcccaataaccattcaaacacaatttttctaatttCAGTTTATACTtacatttttatcca contains the following coding sequences:
- the LOC109708984 gene encoding calcium-dependent protein kinase 17-like; the encoded protein is MGNSCVGPSVGRHGFFQSVSLAVLWRSSRPPDPAPDKPPEPVTIPDSNHHARHNQTAPAPTPNLPVSAAAAPPAEEAPPPKKPATAHFRRVSSAGLQVGSVLQRKTEKLKDLYSLGRKLGQGQFGTTYLCVEKATGKEFACKSIAKRKLITEEDVEDVRREIQIMHHLAGHPNVISIVGAYEDAVAVHLVMELCAGGELFDRIIQRGHYSEKAAAELARVIVGVVEACHSLGVMHRDLKPENFLFVNQKEDSSLKTIDFGLSIFFKPGDIFTDVVGSPYYVAPEVLLKHYGPEADVWSAGVIIYILLSGVPPFWDETEQGIFEQVLKGELDFSSEPWPSISESAKDLVRKMLVRDPRKRLTAHEALCHPWVRVDGVAPDKPLDSAVLTRLKQFSAMNKLKKMALRVIAESMSEEEIAGLKEMFKMIDADNSGQITFEELKVGLEKVGANLKESEIAALMEAADIDNSGTIDYGEFIAATLHLNKVEREDNLFAAFSYFDKDGSGYITQDELQKACEEFGIEDVRLEEIIREIDQDNDGRIDYNEFAAMMQKGNAVLGKKGLQSNYSFGLREALKLG